A section of the Microbacterium forte genome encodes:
- a CDS encoding carbon-nitrogen hydrolase family protein, giving the protein MTETASAAVPVAVCQFAPTSSREGNRDRIAELTADAAARGARLIVFPEYSSYFVDPMDESLAANAESLDGDFVSTLTALAADHGVVIVAGLVETASDAQHVHNTVVAVRGDGMLASYRKQHLYDAFGQTESDWIEAGDLGAATFELAGIRFGLMTCYDLRFPEVSRTLIDAGADALVVPAEWVRGPLKEHHWTTLLAARAIENTAYVIAADHPTPIGVGHSQIVDPQGVVLAGVGTTEGIAVAAVERATIERVRAVNPSLRVRRYAVGPR; this is encoded by the coding sequence ATGACCGAGACCGCTTCCGCCGCCGTTCCCGTCGCCGTCTGCCAGTTCGCGCCGACGTCGTCGCGAGAGGGCAATCGCGACCGCATCGCGGAGTTGACGGCGGATGCCGCGGCGCGGGGTGCGCGGCTGATCGTCTTCCCCGAGTACTCGAGTTACTTCGTGGATCCGATGGACGAGTCCCTTGCGGCGAATGCGGAGAGTCTCGACGGTGATTTCGTGTCGACCCTGACGGCGCTCGCGGCGGACCACGGCGTCGTGATCGTGGCGGGTCTCGTCGAGACCGCCTCGGACGCCCAGCATGTCCACAACACCGTGGTCGCCGTGCGCGGCGACGGGATGCTCGCGAGCTACCGAAAGCAGCACCTGTACGACGCGTTCGGCCAGACTGAGTCGGACTGGATCGAAGCAGGCGATCTGGGGGCTGCCACCTTCGAGCTCGCCGGCATCCGCTTCGGGCTGATGACCTGCTACGACCTGCGCTTCCCCGAGGTGTCGCGCACCCTGATCGACGCCGGCGCTGACGCCCTCGTGGTGCCGGCCGAATGGGTGCGCGGTCCGCTCAAGGAGCATCACTGGACGACGCTCCTGGCAGCGCGAGCGATCGAGAACACCGCGTATGTGATCGCCGCCGACCATCCGACCCCGATCGGCGTCGGTCACTCGCAGATCGTCGATCCGCAGGGGGTCGTGCTCGCCGGGGTGGGAACGACCGAGGGCATCGCGGTCGCGGCCGTCGAGCGGGCGACCATCGAGCGCGTGCGCGCTGTGAACCCCTCGCTGCGGGTGCGCCGATACGCCGTCGGACCGCGCTGA
- a CDS encoding YlbL family protein, whose product MDRTRPVKLGLGVWALVVALIALVVLTFLPTPYVIQRPGPVYDTLGTAAGADGEQVPLIQVEGTETFETAGSLDLTTVQVVGNRERTPSWFELALAWMDSSRAVVPLDSVFPEGVTTEQRDERNATLMVDSQHEATAAALNELGYDTGAEVVVQEVVEDAPAEGALEAEDVITAVDGTAVASAKQLRQAIQDAAGAPVELTVQRGGEEQVVEVTPAKQTDGDVTTWLIGVTLRTDYDFEIDVTLQLDNVGGPSAGMMFALGIIDTVTEGELNGGKNVAGTGTIEADGTVGPIGGIRQKLYGARDAGAEYFLAPSTNCDEVTGHTPDGLTVISTSSLEESLAALDVIAEDGDVGSLPSCDVVTSP is encoded by the coding sequence GTGGATCGAACCCGGCCTGTGAAGCTCGGACTTGGCGTCTGGGCGCTGGTCGTCGCGTTGATCGCGCTCGTCGTGCTGACCTTCCTCCCGACGCCGTACGTCATCCAGCGTCCCGGCCCGGTCTACGACACCCTCGGCACTGCGGCGGGCGCAGACGGCGAGCAGGTTCCGCTCATCCAGGTCGAAGGCACCGAGACGTTCGAGACCGCCGGATCGCTCGACCTCACGACGGTGCAGGTCGTCGGCAACCGCGAGCGCACGCCGAGCTGGTTCGAACTCGCGTTGGCCTGGATGGACTCCTCCCGAGCGGTGGTCCCTCTCGACTCGGTGTTCCCCGAGGGCGTCACGACAGAGCAGCGGGACGAACGCAACGCGACGCTCATGGTCGACTCGCAGCACGAGGCGACAGCCGCGGCGCTCAACGAGCTCGGCTACGACACCGGAGCCGAGGTCGTCGTGCAGGAGGTCGTCGAGGATGCGCCGGCCGAGGGCGCTCTCGAGGCGGAAGACGTCATCACGGCCGTCGACGGCACCGCAGTGGCCTCGGCCAAGCAGCTGCGTCAGGCGATCCAGGATGCTGCCGGTGCGCCGGTCGAGCTCACCGTGCAGCGCGGCGGCGAAGAGCAGGTCGTCGAGGTGACGCCGGCGAAGCAGACCGACGGCGACGTGACGACGTGGCTGATCGGCGTGACCCTGCGCACGGATTACGACTTCGAGATCGATGTGACGCTCCAGCTCGACAACGTCGGCGGCCCGAGTGCCGGGATGATGTTCGCACTCGGCATCATCGACACCGTCACCGAGGGAGAGCTCAACGGCGGGAAGAATGTCGCGGGCACCGGCACGATCGAAGCCGACGGCACCGTCGGACCGATCGGCGGCATCCGGCAGAAGCTCTACGGCGCTCGAGATGCGGGGGCGGAGTACTTCCTCGCACCGTCGACGAACTGCGACGAGGTCACCGGCCATACCCCCGACGGCCTGACCGTGATCAGCACGTCGAGCCTGGAGGAATCGCTCGCCGCGCTCGATGTGATCGCCGAGGACGGTGACGTCGGATCCCTGCCGTCATGCGACGTCGTGACCTCCCCGTGA
- a CDS encoding aminotransferase class I/II-fold pyridoxal phosphate-dependent enzyme, with protein sequence MSVIPGAWRRTAAGAGLLAPDGSVAPTIFAEMSAAAARTGAINLGQGFPDEDGPAEVLAAAREAISRGMNQYPPGRGTPDLLDAISEHQRRFYGLDVDPSREVIVTAGATEALTATLLALIESADDEVVVFEPYYDSYAAAVALAGARLRTVPLRAPDFQPDLERLAATVSDRTRIILINDPHNPTGAVFDREVLAEVVRLAELHDAIIVTDEVYEHLAFTGPHTPIATLPGAAERTLTISSAGKTFSATGWKIGWVHGPAELITAVLTVKQYLTYVNGSPFQPAIAVGLRLGDDFFAGAAATLAHKHEILGEGLRDAGFTVFAPQGGYFTVADASALGGADAAEFCRALPERAGVVAIPLTAFVSEAHREDYAGLVRFAACKRVEILEEAATRLVSSF encoded by the coding sequence ATGAGTGTCATCCCCGGAGCATGGCGGCGCACGGCAGCGGGAGCCGGTCTGCTCGCACCAGACGGAAGCGTCGCGCCCACCATCTTCGCAGAGATGTCCGCTGCTGCGGCTCGAACCGGTGCGATCAATCTCGGGCAGGGGTTTCCTGACGAGGACGGCCCCGCGGAGGTGCTCGCGGCTGCCAGGGAGGCGATCTCCCGCGGGATGAATCAGTACCCGCCCGGCAGAGGGACCCCCGATCTGCTCGACGCCATCAGCGAGCACCAGCGTCGCTTCTACGGACTGGACGTGGACCCCTCGCGCGAGGTCATCGTGACGGCCGGCGCGACAGAGGCGCTGACCGCGACTCTGCTCGCCCTCATCGAGAGTGCGGACGACGAGGTCGTCGTCTTCGAGCCGTACTACGACTCCTATGCGGCCGCGGTCGCTCTCGCAGGTGCACGACTGCGCACGGTGCCGTTGAGAGCCCCCGACTTCCAGCCGGATCTCGAGCGCCTGGCGGCCACGGTCTCCGACCGCACACGCATCATCCTGATCAATGATCCCCACAATCCCACGGGTGCCGTCTTCGATCGCGAGGTGCTCGCGGAGGTCGTCCGTCTCGCGGAGCTGCACGACGCGATCATCGTCACGGACGAGGTCTACGAGCATCTTGCGTTCACAGGTCCGCACACCCCGATCGCGACGCTCCCCGGCGCCGCAGAGCGCACGCTCACGATCTCGTCTGCGGGCAAGACGTTCTCGGCCACCGGCTGGAAGATCGGATGGGTGCACGGCCCCGCGGAGCTCATCACCGCGGTGCTGACGGTCAAGCAGTACCTGACGTATGTGAACGGCTCGCCCTTCCAGCCGGCCATCGCGGTGGGCCTGCGGCTCGGAGACGACTTCTTCGCGGGTGCAGCGGCGACGCTGGCGCACAAGCACGAGATCCTCGGCGAGGGACTCCGTGATGCGGGGTTCACCGTGTTCGCGCCGCAGGGCGGCTACTTCACCGTCGCCGACGCGTCAGCGCTCGGCGGAGCGGATGCGGCCGAATTCTGCCGCGCGCTCCCCGAGCGCGCGGGAGTGGTGGCTATCCCGCTGACTGCCTTCGTGTCGGAGGCGCACCGAGAGGACTACGCCGGACTGGTGCGCTTCGCGGCGTGCAAACGCGTGGAGATCCTCGAGGAGGCGGCGACGAGGCTCGTGTCGAGCTTCTGA
- a CDS encoding UPF0182 family membrane protein — protein MTSTSAPNPATPRTSRRIFGISLAIIAALIAGFFVFASLYTEYLWFDQVGFEGVLTTQWIATAVMFVVGFLGMAVPLFVAIQLAYRLRPVYVRLSSQLDRYQEVIEPLRRLAMWGMPIFFGLFAGFSAASQWKTVWLWVNGVATDTVDPQFGVDTGFYMFAMPFYSILLAFVSAVLLLTLIVTALVSYLYGSVRIGQGELRISKPARIQLAIIAGLYLLVQAASLWLDRYKTLVAQDDRIVGPAYTGVNATIPGLAILTIIAAIVAILFFVTAIIGRWRFPLAATALLIVASLVVGVGFPWAVTTFQVAPNQNAYQAEFYQRNIDGTKEAYGVADLETTPFEAETDAEAGQLREDAETTASIRIVDPAVISPAVRQLEQYRGYYQFQQNLDVDRYEIDGEMQDTVVSVRDLDMEGVDVSNWNNRAAVYTHGYGLVVAAGNQRTSDGEPVFLERGIPSAGFLTEQEKFEPRVYFGENSPEYSIVGSPDGTDPVEIDYPRGKDGSTETKTTFEGDGGPQIGSTFTKLLYALKFQSEQILFSNLVNEDSQILYDRDPKTRVQKVAPYLELDSDPYPSVVDGRVVWIVDGYTTSATYPYSTNVSLSEAIADSNLPSPTLAIDDINYIRNSVKATVDAYDGSVTLYAWDDEDPVLQTWQNIYPSTLKPVSDMSADLMSHVRYPTDLFKVQRDILGIYHIDTAGSFAQQDNRWQTPNDPRSDAVLQPPYYLTMQMPGQDSPRFSMFSTFIPSATGSGGNRDVLMGYLAVDSDAGSEAGVKAEGYGQLRMLEIDTDTTVPGPGQVQNTYNSDTAVVPQLNLLQQGESEVLYGNLLTLPVGGGLLYVQPVYVQSSEGTKLPRLQKVLVAFGDKVAFEDTLTAALDTLFGGDAGAAGGDDQVEPTEPDPDTGEVPTEPTVPTDAEAEALAAAQQALLDREAALKEGDLTKFAEADKRLTDAVNTLLGLEQGAGE, from the coding sequence GTGACCTCGACTTCTGCACCGAACCCGGCCACTCCCCGAACCTCGCGACGAATCTTCGGCATCTCGTTGGCGATCATCGCCGCGCTGATCGCCGGCTTCTTCGTCTTCGCGTCGCTCTACACCGAATACCTCTGGTTCGACCAGGTGGGCTTCGAGGGAGTTCTCACCACCCAGTGGATCGCCACGGCGGTGATGTTCGTCGTCGGATTCCTCGGCATGGCAGTGCCCCTGTTCGTGGCCATCCAGCTCGCGTACCGGCTGCGCCCCGTCTACGTGCGGCTCAGCTCGCAGCTGGACAGATACCAGGAGGTCATCGAGCCGCTGCGCCGCCTCGCGATGTGGGGCATGCCGATCTTCTTCGGTCTGTTCGCGGGCTTCTCCGCGGCCAGCCAGTGGAAGACCGTCTGGCTCTGGGTGAACGGCGTCGCCACCGACACCGTCGACCCGCAGTTCGGTGTCGACACCGGCTTCTACATGTTCGCGATGCCCTTCTACTCGATCCTCCTGGCCTTCGTGTCGGCGGTCCTGCTGCTCACCCTCATCGTGACCGCCCTCGTGTCGTACCTCTACGGTTCCGTCCGGATCGGCCAGGGCGAGCTGCGCATCTCGAAGCCCGCCCGCATCCAGCTCGCGATCATCGCGGGTCTGTACCTGCTCGTGCAGGCGGCGAGCCTGTGGCTCGACCGCTACAAGACCCTCGTCGCCCAGGACGACCGCATCGTCGGTCCTGCGTACACCGGTGTCAACGCGACGATCCCCGGTCTCGCGATCCTCACGATCATCGCGGCGATCGTCGCGATCCTCTTCTTCGTCACGGCGATCATCGGTCGCTGGCGCTTCCCCCTCGCCGCGACGGCGCTGCTGATCGTCGCCTCGCTCGTCGTGGGCGTCGGCTTCCCGTGGGCGGTGACCACCTTCCAGGTGGCGCCGAACCAGAACGCGTACCAGGCGGAGTTCTACCAGCGGAACATCGACGGCACGAAGGAGGCGTACGGGGTCGCCGACCTCGAGACGACGCCTTTCGAGGCCGAGACCGACGCCGAGGCCGGCCAGCTGCGTGAGGACGCCGAGACGACGGCATCCATCCGCATCGTCGACCCCGCCGTGATCAGCCCGGCCGTGCGCCAGCTCGAGCAGTACCGCGGGTACTACCAGTTCCAGCAGAACCTCGACGTCGACCGCTACGAGATCGACGGCGAGATGCAGGACACCGTGGTGTCCGTCCGTGACCTCGACATGGAAGGCGTCGATGTCAGCAACTGGAACAACCGCGCCGCCGTCTACACGCACGGCTACGGCCTGGTGGTCGCAGCGGGCAACCAGCGCACGTCCGACGGCGAGCCGGTGTTCCTCGAGCGCGGCATCCCGTCCGCGGGCTTCCTCACCGAGCAGGAGAAGTTCGAGCCGCGCGTGTACTTCGGCGAGAACTCGCCCGAGTACTCGATCGTCGGCTCGCCGGACGGCACCGACCCCGTCGAGATCGACTACCCGCGCGGCAAGGACGGCTCGACCGAGACCAAGACCACGTTCGAAGGCGACGGCGGACCGCAGATCGGCAGCACCTTCACGAAGCTGCTCTACGCTCTGAAGTTCCAGTCGGAGCAGATCCTGTTCTCCAACCTGGTGAACGAGGACTCCCAGATCCTCTACGACCGCGACCCCAAGACGCGTGTGCAGAAGGTCGCACCGTATCTCGAGCTCGACAGCGACCCGTACCCCAGCGTGGTCGACGGACGCGTGGTCTGGATCGTCGACGGCTACACGACGAGCGCGACCTACCCGTATTCGACGAACGTGAGCCTGTCGGAGGCGATCGCCGACTCGAACCTCCCGTCGCCCACGCTCGCGATCGACGACATCAACTACATCCGCAACTCGGTCAAGGCCACGGTCGACGCGTACGACGGCTCGGTGACGCTGTATGCCTGGGACGACGAGGATCCGGTGCTGCAGACATGGCAGAACATCTACCCGTCGACGCTGAAGCCGGTGAGCGACATGTCGGCTGATCTCATGAGCCACGTGCGCTACCCGACCGACCTCTTCAAGGTCCAGCGCGACATCCTCGGCATCTACCACATCGACACCGCCGGCTCGTTCGCGCAGCAGGACAACCGCTGGCAGACGCCCAACGACCCGCGCAGCGACGCGGTCCTGCAGCCGCCGTACTACCTGACGATGCAGATGCCAGGGCAGGACTCCCCGCGGTTCTCGATGTTCTCGACGTTCATCCCGTCGGCGACGGGAAGCGGTGGCAACCGCGACGTGCTGATGGGCTACCTCGCCGTCGACTCGGACGCAGGATCCGAGGCGGGCGTCAAGGCCGAAGGCTACGGTCAGCTGCGGATGCTCGAGATCGACACCGATACGACGGTGCCCGGCCCCGGCCAGGTGCAGAACACCTACAACTCCGACACCGCCGTGGTGCCGCAGCTCAACCTGCTGCAGCAGGGAGAGTCCGAGGTGCTCTACGGCAACCTGCTGACGCTTCCCGTGGGTGGCGGTCTGCTCTATGTGCAGCCGGTCTATGTGCAGTCCTCCGAGGGCACGAAGCTTCCTCGTCTGCAGAAGGTCCTCGTGGCCTTCGGAGACAAGGTCGCTTTCGAGGACACGCTGACCGCGGCGCTCGACACCCTCTTCGGGGGTGACGCGGGCGCGGCCGGTGGAGACGATCAGGTCGAGCCGACCGAACCCGATCCGGACACCGGAGAGGTCCCGACCGAGCCGACCGTGCCGACCGACGCCGAGGCCGAGGCCCTGGCGGCCGCGCAGCAGGCGCTGCTAGACCGCGAGGCAGCGCTCAAGGAAGGCGACCTGACCAAGTTCGCCGAGGCCGACAAGCGGCTCACGGATGCTGTGAACACGCTGCTCGGATTGGAACAGGGCGCGGGGGAGTAA
- a CDS encoding ATP-dependent helicase, which yields MSALEALDDRQREAASVLRGPVAVLAGAGTGKTRVITHRIAHGVDTGAYSPSRVMAVTFTAKAAGELRGRLRALGVEGVAARTFHAAALAQLNFFWPTLAGSPAPSIIDNKVRLLGQAADSMRLRPSTATLRDIASEIEWRKVSMLSVEQHSLLGRTVSGIDSAQFVELQQRYEALKDERRQLDFEDVLLACAGMLEAEPRVAASVHEQYRHFTVDEYQDVSPLQNRLLELWLGDRKDICVVGDASQTIYSFAGAEQRFLLEFERRHPDATVVRLETNYRSQAPILEAANALMKGRPGALELIPARETFNAESPTVTAYDSERDEAEGIAAAVAARIESGASPSEIAVLYRAHAQSAVLQQALAAEGIPTSVLGGTRFFAMPEVRQAILALRAAAVAPTEQGFLPGVQRVLRELGLSDEPPAAGGAQRDGWEARRAILRLAEDAGPDENLRTFSDALMARAKDQHEPTMRTVTLSTLHAAKGLEWPHVHLAGWAEGALPISYATGFEAIDEERRLAYVGVTRAARTLSLSWSRSAGRGERAPSRFVAEMGTTARGTGILHETSPNATRAGHRR from the coding sequence GTGAGCGCGCTCGAAGCCCTCGACGATCGACAGCGGGAGGCGGCATCCGTTCTGCGTGGTCCCGTCGCCGTGCTGGCCGGCGCGGGAACGGGCAAGACGCGTGTGATCACCCATCGGATCGCCCACGGCGTCGACACCGGGGCGTACTCGCCGTCTCGGGTCATGGCGGTCACCTTCACCGCGAAGGCCGCGGGAGAGCTCAGGGGACGCCTGCGCGCTCTCGGTGTCGAGGGGGTCGCCGCGCGCACTTTCCATGCCGCCGCGCTCGCCCAGCTCAACTTCTTCTGGCCGACGTTGGCCGGCTCGCCCGCGCCGTCGATCATCGACAACAAGGTGAGACTGCTCGGCCAGGCTGCGGACTCGATGCGTCTGCGCCCGAGCACTGCGACCCTCCGCGACATCGCGTCCGAGATCGAATGGCGCAAGGTGTCGATGCTCTCGGTCGAACAGCACTCGCTGCTCGGTCGCACGGTGAGCGGGATCGACTCCGCGCAGTTCGTCGAGCTGCAGCAGCGCTACGAGGCGCTGAAGGACGAGCGGCGCCAACTCGATTTCGAGGACGTGCTGCTCGCATGCGCCGGGATGCTCGAAGCGGAGCCGCGCGTCGCCGCCTCCGTGCACGAGCAGTATCGCCACTTCACGGTCGACGAGTATCAGGACGTCTCTCCGCTCCAGAACCGACTGCTCGAACTCTGGCTGGGAGACCGTAAGGACATCTGCGTCGTCGGCGATGCGAGCCAGACCATCTACTCGTTCGCCGGCGCGGAACAGCGCTTCCTGCTCGAGTTCGAGCGGCGTCATCCGGATGCCACGGTCGTGCGGCTCGAGACGAACTACCGTTCGCAGGCGCCGATCCTCGAAGCGGCCAATGCGCTCATGAAGGGTCGGCCGGGCGCGCTCGAGCTCATCCCGGCGAGAGAGACGTTCAACGCGGAATCACCCACGGTCACGGCCTACGACTCCGAGCGCGACGAGGCCGAGGGGATCGCCGCTGCCGTGGCGGCGCGGATCGAATCCGGCGCGTCGCCTTCGGAGATCGCGGTGCTCTATCGCGCCCATGCCCAGTCGGCGGTGCTGCAGCAGGCGCTCGCCGCAGAGGGGATCCCGACCTCGGTGCTGGGCGGAACGCGGTTCTTCGCCATGCCGGAGGTGCGTCAGGCGATCCTGGCGCTGAGGGCCGCCGCCGTCGCCCCGACGGAGCAGGGGTTCCTCCCGGGTGTTCAGCGAGTCCTCCGCGAGCTGGGGCTCTCCGACGAGCCACCCGCGGCCGGTGGCGCGCAGCGCGACGGGTGGGAGGCTCGGCGCGCGATTCTGCGTCTCGCCGAGGATGCGGGGCCGGACGAGAACCTGCGCACCTTCAGCGATGCGCTCATGGCACGGGCGAAAGACCAGCACGAGCCCACGATGCGCACCGTGACGCTCTCGACACTGCACGCCGCCAAGGGTCTCGAATGGCCGCACGTCCACCTGGCCGGGTGGGCAGAAGGCGCGCTTCCGATCTCGTACGCCACCGGCTTCGAGGCGATCGACGAAGAACGCCGCCTCGCCTACGTCGGCGTCACGCGGGCCGCGCGTACTCTCTCGCTGTCGTGGTCACGCTCAGCGGGGCGAGGGGAGCGGGCGCCGTCGCGGTTCGTGGCAGAGATGGGAACGACTGCGCGCGGCACCGGCATTCTGCATGAAACGTCACCGAACGCCACTCGCGCCGGCCATCGCCGCTGA
- a CDS encoding zinc-dependent metalloprotease: MSDNDPTPEDFQEFLRRMMSGQGAGDIDPEALQNAFAGMDGIQFDPAMMQTIMSQLQGAFGGDAWENALRQALHIANRDGLGITDGSRSSLVDSFALADLWLGEATTISELSESPKAMTRGEWVEATLPVWKEIAGPVSTSIADALTSALDTQVPEEMRDVVQGAGKLMRGLGGSVFAAQFGQVLGNLALEVVSGGDVGIPVLPAGTAAVIPQNLTAFGDGLEIPEDQITLYLATRELAYARLYRHSKWLHLHVMAQITDFARGVTVDVDALEDVASRLDPSNPEELRAAIEGGALLPTQTEAQREALARLENLVATIDGWVDVVTAQATSRLPDGARIAEAARRRRAVGGPAEDALGALVGLKLRPRRLREASAMWQAVTDAAGIAGRDALWDYPDLMPTSEDIDDPSALIARLQASARGEQPVADEFDEALARLLDGDDFSSEQPERSDASEDEQDSDGGDGPGGDRPV; encoded by the coding sequence ATGTCAGACAACGACCCGACCCCCGAGGACTTCCAGGAGTTCCTCCGACGAATGATGTCCGGCCAGGGTGCCGGCGACATCGACCCCGAGGCGCTGCAGAACGCCTTCGCGGGCATGGATGGAATCCAGTTCGACCCGGCGATGATGCAGACCATCATGTCGCAGCTGCAGGGCGCGTTCGGCGGCGACGCCTGGGAGAACGCGCTGCGTCAGGCGCTGCACATCGCCAACCGCGACGGCCTCGGCATCACCGACGGTTCGCGGAGCTCGCTCGTCGACTCGTTCGCACTCGCCGACCTGTGGCTCGGCGAAGCGACGACGATCTCCGAGCTCAGCGAGTCGCCCAAGGCGATGACACGCGGCGAATGGGTCGAAGCGACCCTCCCGGTGTGGAAGGAGATCGCCGGCCCGGTGTCGACGAGCATCGCCGATGCGCTCACCAGCGCCCTCGACACGCAGGTGCCCGAGGAGATGCGCGACGTCGTGCAAGGCGCCGGCAAGCTCATGCGCGGTCTCGGCGGCTCGGTGTTCGCCGCCCAGTTCGGGCAGGTGCTCGGCAACCTCGCGCTCGAGGTGGTGTCGGGCGGAGACGTCGGCATCCCCGTGCTTCCGGCCGGAACCGCGGCTGTCATCCCGCAGAACCTGACGGCGTTCGGCGACGGTCTCGAGATCCCCGAAGACCAGATCACCCTCTACCTCGCGACCCGCGAACTCGCCTACGCCCGGCTGTATCGCCATTCGAAGTGGCTGCACCTGCACGTCATGGCCCAGATCACCGACTTCGCACGCGGAGTCACGGTCGATGTCGATGCACTCGAAGACGTCGCGAGCCGCCTCGACCCCTCGAATCCCGAGGAACTCCGCGCGGCCATCGAGGGCGGTGCTCTGCTGCCCACGCAGACGGAGGCGCAGCGCGAGGCCCTCGCGCGTCTCGAGAACCTCGTGGCGACGATCGACGGCTGGGTCGACGTGGTGACGGCTCAGGCGACGTCTCGCCTCCCCGATGGGGCACGGATCGCCGAGGCGGCCCGCCGTCGCCGCGCGGTCGGCGGTCCGGCCGAGGACGCTCTCGGCGCGCTCGTCGGCCTCAAGCTGCGGCCTCGTCGTCTGCGCGAGGCCTCGGCCATGTGGCAGGCGGTGACCGACGCCGCCGGCATCGCAGGACGCGACGCGCTCTGGGACTACCCCGACCTCATGCCCACCTCGGAGGACATCGACGACCCGTCTGCGCTCATCGCACGACTTCAGGCGAGCGCACGAGGCGAGCAGCCCGTCGCAGATGAGTTCGACGAGGCCCTGGCCCGTCTGCTGGACGGCGACGACTTCTCGAGCGAGCAGCCGGAGAGATCTGACGCCTCGGAGGATGAGCAGGACTCCGACGGCGGTGACGGCCCGGGAGGCGATCGCCCGGTGTGA
- the nudC gene encoding NAD(+) diphosphatase, translating into MIADSSTSLDRAADLRIEPGILDRLRAEEATRVIAVRDGRVRISGADLDPATLLRVPASEIVDATWALLGRDGDGTAVLLAVLPPEGDTVDTAPDEVWLGLRDLGARLGSGDTELLIEALALGGWLRDAPFCPRCGGATELRQAGWSRRCLVCGREHFPRTDPAVIVAVESSDGERLLLGANANWGGRMYSCFAGFTEAGESLESTVHRELEEESGVRLASLRYVSSQPWPFPRSLMLGFRAVALDDHVLRPDGEEIIDVRWFSRDEIGSALAGDGPVGLPGPASIARALILEWFEERA; encoded by the coding sequence ATGATCGCCGACAGCAGCACTTCCCTCGACCGCGCAGCCGATCTGCGCATCGAGCCAGGGATCCTCGATCGACTCCGCGCAGAGGAGGCGACGAGGGTGATCGCCGTGCGCGATGGTCGGGTGCGCATCTCGGGCGCCGATCTCGATCCGGCCACTCTGCTGCGGGTGCCGGCCTCCGAGATCGTCGACGCCACCTGGGCGCTCCTCGGGCGCGACGGTGACGGAACCGCTGTGCTTCTCGCGGTACTGCCGCCGGAGGGCGACACCGTCGACACCGCCCCGGATGAGGTCTGGCTGGGCCTTCGCGACCTGGGCGCGCGTCTCGGCTCCGGCGACACAGAGCTGCTCATCGAGGCCCTCGCGCTCGGCGGCTGGTTGCGCGACGCGCCGTTCTGCCCCCGCTGCGGGGGAGCGACCGAGCTGCGGCAGGCCGGATGGTCGCGCCGATGCCTCGTCTGCGGTCGCGAGCACTTCCCCCGCACGGACCCTGCGGTCATCGTCGCGGTCGAGAGCTCGGACGGCGAACGGCTCCTGCTCGGAGCGAACGCGAACTGGGGCGGACGGATGTACTCCTGCTTCGCCGGATTCACCGAGGCGGGCGAGTCGCTGGAATCGACGGTGCATCGGGAGCTCGAGGAGGAATCGGGCGTACGACTGGCCTCACTGCGCTACGTCTCGTCTCAGCCCTGGCCTTTCCCCCGCTCGCTCATGCTCGGCTTCCGTGCGGTGGCGCTGGACGATCACGTGCTGCGTCCGGACGGCGAGGAGATCATCGACGTGCGCTGGTTCTCTCGCGACGAGATCGGGTCCGCTCTCGCAGGCGACGGACCGGTCGGTCTGCCTGGGCCCGCATCGATCGCGCGCGCACTCATCCTCGAGTGGTTCGAGGAGCGCGCGTGA